DNA from Candidatus Nezhaarchaeota archaeon:
ACTACGAAGCCCTGGGCTTAAGGGTGGGGCTTGAGCTCCACCAGCAGCTAGATACTCGACACAAGCTCTTCTGCAGCTGCCCTACGAAGCTTAGGGACGACGAGCCGGACGTGAAGCTCCTTAGGAGGCTTAGGCCTACACAGAGTGAGCTAGGCCAGGTGGACGAGGCGGCCCTTTTTGAGTTTAAGAGGGGAAGAATCTACCTATACGAGGCGTACAACGACACAGTCTGCTTGGTGGAGATGGATGAGGAGCCCCCACACGAAATTAATCCTGAAGCCCTAGACATAGCCCTAGAGGTAGCCCTCCTCCTAAAGGCTACGCCTGTGGATCAAGTGTGCGTGATGAGGAAGCTAGTGATAGACGGCTCGAACACCACCGGCTTTCAGAGGACCATGCTCGTCGCCGTCGGCGGGCCCGAGGCCCTGATAGACGATAGGGAGGGGCCGGTTAGAGTAGAGACCATTTGCTTAGAGGAAGACGCTGCGCGTAAGATAGATGAGCGTGGGGAGCTAGTGGAGTATAGGCTGGACAGGCTCGGCATACCGTTGATAGAGGTAGCGACTGCGCCTATGATTAAGAGCCCCGAGCAAGCCAAGAGGGTGGCCTTGAAGATAGGCAGGCTTCTGAGGGCCACGGGGAAGGTTAAGCGAGGGCTTGGCACTATTAGGCAGGACCTAAACGTCTCCATAAGGGAGGGGGCTAAGGTAGAGATTAAGGGGGTCCAAGACCTAGACCTACTCCCTAAGATCATAGAGCTCGAGGTCATTAGGCAGCTGAGCCTCCTCAAGATAGCTAAGGAGCTTAGGAACAGGGGGGTGGGCTTGTCTGATGTAGTGGAAGAGTTCATCGACGTCTCCGGCGTGTTTAGCGCTACGCGCTGCAAGGTAATAGCGTCTGGCCTACAAGCTGGGCAGAGGGTAATGGCGGTTAAGCTTCCAGGCTTCGCGGGCCTAATCGGCCTCGAAATTCAGCCGGGCCGCCGCTTTGGGACTGAGCTAAAGGACTACGCTGTCTACTGGGGCGGCGTCAGCGGGATCTTCCACACTGATGAGCTACCCGCCTACGGCATATCTATGGAGGAAACTGAGGAGCTTAAGAAGAGGATGGCTGCTAGGGAGCTGGACGCGGTCGTCTTCACGGTTGCCCCCGTGGAGCGAGCAAAGGAGGCGTTGAGGGCAGTAGTCGATAGAGCTAAGCTAGCAGTGCTAGGCGTCCCTGAGGAGACTAGGAGCGCGAACCCTGACGGCACCACTAAGTATAGCAGGCCGAGGCCCGGGGCGGCTAGGATGTACCCTGAGACTGACGTGAGGCCGATGGTTATTAGCCAGGAGAAGCTCGAAGAGATCAAGAAGCATCTACCTGAGACCCCCGAGGAGAAGCTGAGGCGCTTCGTAAACATCTACAAGCTTCCCGGTGAGCTAGCAGAGGCAATGTTGAGGTCGCGTAGGCTAGAGCTCTTTGAGAGGGCTGTTGAAGAGGCGAAGGCTCCACCACTCCTCATAGCCTCAACTATCGAGTACACGCTGAAGGGCTTGAAGAAAGAGGGGGTTAACGTGGACGCTGTAGACGACGAGAGGCTCCTAGAGGTCTTTAGGGTCGTCGCCGAGGGTAGGGCTTCGAAGGAGGCCATCCCTGAGCTAGTGAAGTGGCTAGCTTCTAGGCAGGAGGGCACGGTCGAGGAGGCGCTGAGGGAACTGGGGCTTAAGGCCTTGAGCGAGGACGAGCTCCGTAGGATAATAGTCGAGGTCGTGGACTCAAACATAGACCTCGTTAAGAGGAGAGGGGAGGGGGCGGTGAACGCCTTAATGGGGGACGTTATGAAGCGAGTTAGGGGTAGGGTGGACGGAGGCCTCGTAGCTAAGCTCATTAAGGAGGAGCTTAAGGCTAGGCTGAGTGGCCTTTGAGAGGCTACCGTGCTACTATGGTGAGGTGGCGAACAGCCCTCCTCAACTACCCACCGGGTAGTTTATTAGCTCGACATGGACTAGGCTTGCTGCTGGAGGCCCGTAGTTTTGTGCGGCATCTTTGGCTGCGTCCTAGCTAACGGAAGCGCGGCCCCCTTAATAAGAACTGGGCTTAAGAAGCTTGAGTATCGAGGCTACGACTCAGCCGGGCTGGCCACCATCCACGACGGGTTAGTCTTCGTCAAGAAGGGCAAGGGGAAGATAGATAGGCTCCACGAAGAGCTAAACTTCGACGACCTCCCTGGTAGAGTTGGGATCGGGCATACTAGGTGGGCTACTCATGGAGCCCCCTCGGACATTAACGCCCACCCACACTTAGATTGCCACGGCCTAGTGGCCGTCGTGCACAACGGCATTATAGAGAACTTCCAGGAGCTCCGTGAGGAGCTCGAAGCGAGGGGGCACGTGTTTAAGTCTAAGACAGACACCGAGGTAATAAGCCACCTAGTTGAAGAGGGACTGGAGTCAGGCCTCCCGCTAAAGGAGGCTGTAAGGAAGGCTCTTTTAAGACTTTCAGGCTCGTTTGCGATTGCCGCCGTATCTCCTAAGGAGCCGGGCTCAGTCGTCGTGGCTAGACACGAGTGCCCCTTGGTTATAGGGATTAGCCCAGAGGGGGTCTTCTTCTCCTCGGACCTCCCCGCCCTCCTTTGGGTTACGAGGAGAGTCTCTTTCCTGAACGACGGCGACTTGGCGGTCATCACCGCCGGCGGCTTTCACGTAGAGGACTTAAAGACTGGGCTCTGGCTCAATAGGCCTGTCGAGGAGGCCTCATGGAGCCCTGAGCAGGCTGAGAAAGGAGGCTTCCCCCACTTCATGCTTAAGGAGATCTACGAGCAGCCCCAGGCCTTAAGAAATACCTTAAGGACCCCTAGGATCTACTTGGAGCGAGCCTGCAGGGCCATTAACGATTCCTCTAAGGTGTTCATGGTCGCTTGCGGCTCCTCCTATTACGCATGCGTCGCCGGTAGCTACATGCTCTCCCGCCTTGCTCACATAGACGCTAGGCCTGTGATTGCGTCTGAGTTTAAGGAGAGCTGCGGTCTACTCGTCGATAAGGACGCAGCGATCCTAGCCCTTTCACAGTCAGGCGAGACTGCGGATACTTTACTAGCTCTAAGGGCCGGGCTTGAGCGAGGGGCTAAGGTACTGTCAGTGACTAACGTAATGGGCTCCTCGATAACTAGGCTCTCCCACGTGTACATAGGCATGCAGGCTGGCCCTGAGGTGGGGGTGGCTGCCACTAAGACCTATACTTGCCAGCTGACTGTTCTCGCTCAGCTATCTATAATGCTAGGGTCCATGAGGGGGTCTCTTAGTGAGAGCGAGGCCA
Protein-coding regions in this window:
- the gatE gene encoding Glu-tRNA(Gln) amidotransferase subunit GatE — its product is MELVPGGLDYEALGLRVGLELHQQLDTRHKLFCSCPTKLRDDEPDVKLLRRLRPTQSELGQVDEAALFEFKRGRIYLYEAYNDTVCLVEMDEEPPHEINPEALDIALEVALLLKATPVDQVCVMRKLVIDGSNTTGFQRTMLVAVGGPEALIDDREGPVRVETICLEEDAARKIDERGELVEYRLDRLGIPLIEVATAPMIKSPEQAKRVALKIGRLLRATGKVKRGLGTIRQDLNVSIREGAKVEIKGVQDLDLLPKIIELEVIRQLSLLKIAKELRNRGVGLSDVVEEFIDVSGVFSATRCKVIASGLQAGQRVMAVKLPGFAGLIGLEIQPGRRFGTELKDYAVYWGGVSGIFHTDELPAYGISMEETEELKKRMAARELDAVVFTVAPVERAKEALRAVVDRAKLAVLGVPEETRSANPDGTTKYSRPRPGAARMYPETDVRPMVISQEKLEEIKKHLPETPEEKLRRFVNIYKLPGELAEAMLRSRRLELFERAVEEAKAPPLLIASTIEYTLKGLKKEGVNVDAVDDERLLEVFRVVAEGRASKEAIPELVKWLASRQEGTVEEALRELGLKALSEDELRRIIVEVVDSNIDLVKRRGEGAVNALMGDVMKRVRGRVDGGLVAKLIKEELKARLSGL
- the glmS gene encoding glutamine--fructose-6-phosphate transaminase (isomerizing) — protein: MCGIFGCVLANGSAAPLIRTGLKKLEYRGYDSAGLATIHDGLVFVKKGKGKIDRLHEELNFDDLPGRVGIGHTRWATHGAPSDINAHPHLDCHGLVAVVHNGIIENFQELREELEARGHVFKSKTDTEVISHLVEEGLESGLPLKEAVRKALLRLSGSFAIAAVSPKEPGSVVVARHECPLVIGISPEGVFFSSDLPALLWVTRRVSFLNDGDLAVITAGGFHVEDLKTGLWLNRPVEEASWSPEQAEKGGFPHFMLKEIYEQPQALRNTLRTPRIYLERACRAINDSSKVFMVACGSSYYACVAGSYMLSRLAHIDARPVIASEFKESCGLLVDKDAAILALSQSGETADTLLALRAGLERGAKVLSVTNVMGSSITRLSHVYIGMQAGPEVGVAATKTYTCQLTVLAQLSIMLGSMRGSLSESEAKALWSSLNEVPHLVSKSLPSVDGVVKTIALRYAHSPSAYFLSRGINVATALEGALKLKEVSYIHAEGYPAGESKHGPISLVEEGFPCVFIVPRAEVRRHLIGNIMEMKARGASIIVVGDEDDEEASSLADDFIGAPAGLPEPLTPILYVVPLQLLAYHTAVARGNDPDRPRNLAKSVTVT